ATTTTAACCATGCTGTTCTCAATGTTGCTTCCTTTGGCAATGATGTAAAAGGgagttatttttaaaagtttttttttgttgttgtttaattaaTAGCCTACTAACACGTCTGTATTTTTTGGGTTTCACGGAGTTGTTGCTGATGTCAGTGCCTCCAGATTGCCTTCATGACAGGATCATGAAGTGTTTGACTTTTTTCCTTCTACTTCCAGAAACCTTGAAAAAGTCCAAAAAGGGTGTTAAACACAACAGCACGCTGCCAGTATGCTATGAGATTGTAACTCTGTCTCTGAAGAAGAAGATGGCTGCAGAGCTGTACCCTGTTAGCACAAACACCAATCTCCCCAACAGCAACGGCACTACAGTGACTACAAACACCAAGAAGAGCATCGTCCCGGTTAACCACACTGTTACACCCTGCACCACAGCTGCGGCACAGcaaaacatcaacaacaacaacgtcGAGACTGCGAACTGGCAATCTTCCCACCCCACCTTAAGGGAAAGGTAGGCTGGGATCAGTGTGGTTTAATATAGTATTGCTCCGCTCTGACTCGGAGAAATCCGAAAATAGTGCATGCATTGCCCCCCTAAACTCCAGTCGCtcgtttttttttcctctgaatTTTTAGAACTGCTGTAATAAGTTTTAAAGTATAATAACTTCCCAGAAGCAAAAGAttgtttcaaaattattattttgcaatTAATGGAAATTACATTAAGGATTAGAAAAAATGTATCTCCTCTCATCTCACTgtactttgatttattttggcaGCTAACATGTTCCCAGTTTAATCACGTTAATGGGAAGTTGTTTAGCGTTATAGATTTCTAAGTGTAGCTAACCTAAAGCACGTTTACAAATGCATGATCATGAGGTACTGTTTTATTCTGATTTCTAGGAATGCCTTAATGTTCAATAACGAACTCATGGCCGATATACATTTTATTGTGGGTCCACCCGGTAGCTCTGAGAAAGTGCCAGCACACAAGGTACGTTTTGTAAGAAATAAGGTGTCCTTCCAGATCTTTTTCACAGCTAGAAACCGTACTCCTAATGagcagttatttatttatctagCTTTACATGTAATTTGTGGCAGATGTAGTTATCCACATGTGCTGAAAACATTTCACTGTGCTGAAGGAGAATTCGTTCTTATGTCTAATGTGGTTCTCTTTACCTTGCAGTATGTTCTGGCAGTGGGCAGCTCAGTTTTCTGTGCCATGTTTTATGGGGATCTTGCAGAGGACAAATCAGAAATCCATATTCCAGATGTGGAACATGCTGCTTTCTTGATACTTTTAAAGTAAGTTTGCATTTTTAAAGCTGACCCACCATCAAAATAGACCTCTGgatcaaatcccccccccccccccccatacaaaatcttacttttttttatttttttacaaacttaataaaatattaattaccTTTTGGACTGTAAAATGCACAAGTTATTCAatctgttgctttaaaaaaaaaaaattatatatttttttttcccctcatttgtTTTTCAGGTATATGTACAGCGATGAAATTGATCTGGAAGCGGACACAGTGCTGGCCACTTTGTATGCTGCCAAAAAATATATTGTGCCTGCTTTGGCAAAAGCTTGCGTGAATTTCCTGGAGACCAGCCTGGAGGCAAAGAACGCCTGTGTGTTGCTGTCTCAGAGCAGACTCTTTGAGGAGCCGGAGCTCAGCCAGCGTTGCTGGGAGGTGATCGATGCCCAGGCAGAGCTCTCTCTCAAATCAGAGGGCTTTTGTGAGATAGACCAACAGACTCTGGAGATCATCCTGACGCGAGAAACGCTCAACACTAAAGAGGTGGTTGTGTTCGACGCAGTTTTGAACTGGGCCGTGGCGGAGTGCAAAAGGCAAGGGCTGGTGGTCACGACAAGGAACAAGCGCAATGTTCTGGGGAAAGCCCTGTACCTGGTTCGAATACCAACCATGACACTGGAGGAGTTTGCAAACGGAGCAGCTCAGTCAGACATCCTGACTCTTGAAGAAACGCACAATATTTTCTTATGGTACACAGCCTCAAATAAGCCCACACTGGAGTTTCCCCTGGCACAGAGGAAAGGGCTGGCACCTCAGAAGTGCCACAGGTTCCAGTCGTCGGCATACCGCAGCAATCAGTGGAGATACCGGGGCCGCTGCGACAGCATCCAGTTTGCTGTTGACAAGCGCATCTTCATCGCAGGACTCGGACTGTACGGCTCGAGCGGTGGCAAGGCGGAGTACAGCGTCAAAATTGAACTCAAACGCCAAGGGACAGTCCTTGCCCAAAATTTGACTACATTTATATCCGATGGCTCTAGCAGCACTTTCTCGGTGTGGTTTGAGCACCCAGTGCAGGTGGAGCAGGACACCTTTTACACAGTGAGCTGCATCCTGGATGGGAATGAACTCAGTTACTTTGGTCAGGAAGGGATGACCGAAGTTCAGTGTGGAAAAGTGACGTTTCAGTTCCAGTGCTCGTCGGACAGTACCAATGGGACAGGTGTACAAGGGGGGCAAATACCTGAACTCATTTTCTATGCATGATGCGGACAATTGCATACAACTCCTGCTGCATTCCACTGCTGCtagtaaagcacattaagaagaaaaaaaagccttctGAATATTGTAGCAGTAAGAGGATGTCACACTGCAAACCTGTTACCATTTCAAAAAAACAGCTATCAAAACTTTAAGTGAAGGAATGCTCTTGAATttaatcttattttatttatttaaaaaataatgtaatgttatttgatttaattattaaaaacggCAGTAAGATGTAAAAAGCTGTATTGCACTTCTAGTGGGAGATTCCCTGTAgtgttttgtatataaaataatgcttATTTGTTTACAGCTTGAGGCTGATTGACAAAACAGAATGTTCTGTATTAGAGGGCAGCTTATGAACCTGCAAATTATAAACGTTTTCATGTGACTAAACGCTGGAGTGTACTTTCATAATCATTTTTagacaaaactttaaaaaaaaatgcagatgcACTGATAAGCTTGGACTGCAGTATGCCTTCCAATGACCTATGTTGTAGGTTTGCATTTAAAATCCAATAATTACATTAGAAAAACAATGAAAGAATGGATTTACTATctacttttagaattttgaatgtttagaACTGTAGTGgccaatacatatatttttcaagCAGCACTAACAGCCCCCACAACCCCATCTAAGCAGTAGCTGActgctaaaaagaaatacataaatattcatGTATAAAGTTTTTAGTAGCACAGTGCCCTCTAGGCGTTTTGACATGAACTACAGTTGAGTGTAGGAGAACTCCTTTTACATTCTTCCCCAGAGTCGTccccccactcccactcccactcggTCTTCAAGGTAAAAGGATAGGGCTGTTACATTTACTGATTTAATAACCCCCTAATATCCACAATGTTTAAACTATGTATGTGGTGTTTATTTATCATGCATATATGTATCAAAGCAAGACTGCTGCAGGGTTTATTAAAATTGTAAATTCTTGAG
The Acipenser ruthenus chromosome 18, fAciRut3.2 maternal haplotype, whole genome shotgun sequence DNA segment above includes these coding regions:
- the LOC117419808 gene encoding BTB/POZ domain-containing protein 6-B isoform X1 — translated: MSVPPDCLHDRIMKCLTFFLLLPETLKKSKKGVKHNSTLPVCYEIVTLSLKKKMAAELYPVSTNTNLPNSNGTTVTTNTKKSIVPVNHTVTPCTTAAAQQNINNNNVETANWQSSHPTLRERNALMFNNELMADIHFIVGPPGSSEKVPAHKYVLAVGSSVFCAMFYGDLAEDKSEIHIPDVEHAAFLILLKYMYSDEIDLEADTVLATLYAAKKYIVPALAKACVNFLETSLEAKNACVLLSQSRLFEEPELSQRCWEVIDAQAELSLKSEGFCEIDQQTLEIILTRETLNTKEVVVFDAVLNWAVAECKRQGLVVTTRNKRNVLGKALYLVRIPTMTLEEFANGAAQSDILTLEETHNIFLWYTASNKPTLEFPLAQRKGLAPQKCHRFQSSAYRSNQWRYRGRCDSIQFAVDKRIFIAGLGLYGSSGGKAEYSVKIELKRQGTVLAQNLTTFISDGSSSTFSVWFEHPVQVEQDTFYTVSCILDGNELSYFGQEGMTEVQCGKVTFQFQCSSDSTNGTGVQGGQIPELIFYA
- the LOC117419808 gene encoding BTB/POZ domain-containing protein 6-B isoform X2 — translated: MLLFKFIQETLKKSKKGVKHNSTLPVCYEIVTLSLKKKMAAELYPVSTNTNLPNSNGTTVTTNTKKSIVPVNHTVTPCTTAAAQQNINNNNVETANWQSSHPTLRERNALMFNNELMADIHFIVGPPGSSEKVPAHKYVLAVGSSVFCAMFYGDLAEDKSEIHIPDVEHAAFLILLKYMYSDEIDLEADTVLATLYAAKKYIVPALAKACVNFLETSLEAKNACVLLSQSRLFEEPELSQRCWEVIDAQAELSLKSEGFCEIDQQTLEIILTRETLNTKEVVVFDAVLNWAVAECKRQGLVVTTRNKRNVLGKALYLVRIPTMTLEEFANGAAQSDILTLEETHNIFLWYTASNKPTLEFPLAQRKGLAPQKCHRFQSSAYRSNQWRYRGRCDSIQFAVDKRIFIAGLGLYGSSGGKAEYSVKIELKRQGTVLAQNLTTFISDGSSSTFSVWFEHPVQVEQDTFYTVSCILDGNELSYFGQEGMTEVQCGKVTFQFQCSSDSTNGTGVQGGQIPELIFYA
- the LOC117419808 gene encoding BTB/POZ domain-containing protein 6-B isoform X3; the encoded protein is MAAELYPVSTNTNLPNSNGTTVTTNTKKSIVPVNHTVTPCTTAAAQQNINNNNVETANWQSSHPTLRERNALMFNNELMADIHFIVGPPGSSEKVPAHKYVLAVGSSVFCAMFYGDLAEDKSEIHIPDVEHAAFLILLKYMYSDEIDLEADTVLATLYAAKKYIVPALAKACVNFLETSLEAKNACVLLSQSRLFEEPELSQRCWEVIDAQAELSLKSEGFCEIDQQTLEIILTRETLNTKEVVVFDAVLNWAVAECKRQGLVVTTRNKRNVLGKALYLVRIPTMTLEEFANGAAQSDILTLEETHNIFLWYTASNKPTLEFPLAQRKGLAPQKCHRFQSSAYRSNQWRYRGRCDSIQFAVDKRIFIAGLGLYGSSGGKAEYSVKIELKRQGTVLAQNLTTFISDGSSSTFSVWFEHPVQVEQDTFYTVSCILDGNELSYFGQEGMTEVQCGKVTFQFQCSSDSTNGTGVQGGQIPELIFYA